In the Phaeobacter gallaeciensis genome, one interval contains:
- a CDS encoding endonuclease/exonuclease/phosphatase family protein: MRLVTYNIEWFSHLFDKNDQLILDNKPSGRHGVDRYTQGVSLAHVFQTLDADAVMVIEAPNTGRRQRTVRALGAFAAEAGLRASEVISGFATDTHQEIALMYDPAVLSAEHDARSSKEAPRFDTRFELDLDTDSIPEHVRFSKPPLELNVTTAGGKTLRMIGAHLKSKAPYGVKGHDAIIQRAIENRRTQLAQAIWLHRRIADHIAAGDDLILMGDLNDGPGLDEYERLFGQSSVEIIMGQDLTDPHAESLKKPRPGIVPSTARFYDEEKKRFFRACLDYVMISQSLTAYNPRWRIWHPFEDADCYADEVLREALLMASDHFPVSLDIDLT; encoded by the coding sequence ATGCGGCTGGTCACCTATAATATCGAGTGGTTTTCACACCTCTTCGACAAGAATGACCAGCTGATTCTGGACAATAAACCCTCGGGGCGGCACGGGGTGGATCGCTACACCCAAGGGGTATCGCTGGCGCATGTTTTCCAGACCCTCGATGCCGATGCGGTGATGGTGATCGAGGCGCCCAATACCGGGCGGCGGCAGCGGACCGTGCGCGCTCTTGGCGCTTTTGCCGCCGAAGCGGGGCTGCGCGCCAGCGAGGTGATCAGCGGCTTTGCCACCGATACCCATCAGGAAATCGCCCTGATGTATGACCCTGCGGTGCTGAGCGCCGAACACGATGCCCGGAGCAGCAAGGAAGCGCCGCGTTTCGATACCCGTTTCGAGCTGGACCTCGACACCGATTCCATCCCGGAACATGTGCGGTTTTCAAAGCCGCCGCTGGAGCTGAACGTCACGACAGCCGGGGGGAAGACCCTGCGGATGATCGGCGCGCACCTAAAGTCCAAGGCGCCCTATGGGGTGAAGGGACATGACGCCATCATCCAGCGCGCCATTGAGAACCGGCGCACGCAGTTGGCACAGGCGATCTGGCTGCACCGGCGCATTGCCGATCATATCGCGGCAGGGGATGATCTGATCCTGATGGGCGATCTGAACGATGGTCCGGGTCTGGATGAATACGAGCGCCTATTCGGGCAATCCTCGGTTGAGATTATCATGGGGCAGGATCTGACCGACCCCCATGCCGAAAGCCTGAAAAAGCCCCGGCCAGGCATCGTGCCCAGCACCGCGCGGTTTTATGATGAGGAAAAGAAACGGTTCTTCCGGGCGTGCCTTGACTATGTGATGATTTCACAAAGCCTGACGGCCTATAATCCTCGCTGGCGGATCTGGCACCCGTTCGAGGACGCTGATTGCTATGCCGATGAGGTCCTACGCGAGGCGCTGCTCATGGCCTCGGATCATTTCCCTGTCAGCCTCGATATCGATCTGACTTAA
- a CDS encoding molecular chaperone DjiA, with amino-acid sequence MSLWSRISDALGALAKGESLADVFDRLRAPPERTVGFAIAVIALGAKMAKADGQVTRDEVTAFREVFQIARDDEAGAARVFNMARTDVAGYQDYAARIQRMFANDPATLCDLMEGLFHIALADGFYHPGENEFLEEVSRIFGQTPQQFIALRARFVTDAPKDPYTVLGVSADMPIDEIRKHWRKLVRETHPDAMLARGVPEEAVRLAEKRMIDINRAWDEINGCGAHAAGHL; translated from the coding sequence ATGTCTCTTTGGAGCCGCATATCTGATGCGCTGGGCGCGCTGGCCAAGGGTGAAAGCCTGGCGGATGTTTTTGACCGCCTGCGGGCGCCACCTGAACGTACCGTGGGTTTTGCCATCGCGGTGATCGCGCTGGGGGCCAAGATGGCCAAGGCGGACGGGCAGGTCACCCGGGATGAGGTGACTGCCTTTCGCGAGGTGTTCCAGATCGCCCGCGATGACGAGGCAGGCGCGGCGCGGGTGTTCAACATGGCGCGCACCGATGTGGCGGGCTATCAGGACTATGCGGCGCGTATCCAGCGCATGTTTGCCAATGATCCGGCGACCCTTTGCGATCTGATGGAAGGGCTGTTTCACATCGCGCTGGCAGATGGGTTCTATCATCCCGGCGAGAATGAGTTTCTAGAAGAGGTCAGCCGCATCTTCGGTCAGACTCCGCAACAGTTCATCGCCCTGCGCGCGCGGTTTGTGACCGATGCGCCAAAGGATCCTTATACGGTGCTGGGGGTGTCGGCGGATATGCCGATTGATGAAATCCGCAAGCACTGGCGCAAGCTGGTGCGGGAAACCCATCCCGATGCGATGCTGGCTCGGGGAGTCCCCGAAGAGGCGGTGCGTCTGGCGGAAAAGCGGATGATCGACATCAACCGTGCCTGGGACGAGATCAACGGATGCGGGGCACATGCGGCTGGTCACCTATAA
- a CDS encoding VOC family protein produces the protein MELDHIAVAGETLAEATAHVEAALGVPLQTGGQHPVFGTHNRLLGLADGLYLEAIAIDPEATPERSPRWFDLDRFSGMPRLTNWICRATGLPELLERMPDGAGISVPLTRGDLVWDMAVPADGKLPFDNLFPALIEWHSAHPAPRLEQQGCALRRLVIAHPDAADLEALLPLNDGRLVFETGPAAMEAEFDTPHGIRLLR, from the coding sequence ATGGAACTGGATCACATTGCCGTCGCCGGTGAAACGCTTGCGGAGGCCACGGCCCATGTCGAAGCCGCGCTTGGCGTGCCGCTTCAGACAGGCGGGCAGCACCCGGTATTCGGCACGCACAACCGGCTTTTGGGGCTGGCGGACGGGCTTTATCTGGAGGCCATCGCCATTGATCCCGAGGCAACGCCGGAACGCAGTCCGCGCTGGTTCGATCTCGATCGTTTCTCCGGGATGCCGCGCCTGACCAACTGGATCTGCCGCGCAACCGGCCTGCCGGAGTTGCTGGAGCGGATGCCGGATGGGGCCGGGATCTCGGTGCCGCTGACCCGAGGCGATCTGGTCTGGGATATGGCAGTGCCCGCCGATGGCAAGCTGCCTTTTGACAATCTGTTTCCAGCGCTCATCGAATGGCACAGCGCCCATCCCGCGCCTCGGCTGGAGCAGCAGGGCTGCGCGTTGCGGCGCCTTGTGATCGCGCATCCCGATGCGGCCGATCTTGAAGCGCTTTTGCCGCTCAACGACGGTCGGTTGGTGTTTGAAACCGGACCTGCCGCCATGGAGGCAGAATTCGACACGCCGCACGGTATTCGTCTGCTGCGTTAA
- a CDS encoding VOC family protein — MHDQLPPEQWAAQHILGIYETHLPVRDLDQSLAFYCGQLGLPLARRLPERNVAFLWAGPKETGMLGLWGAGSAPLSMQLHFAFRATKEAVLQSFERLPTQGITPLGFNGAPADEPVVLGWMPAVSVYFKDPDGHSIELLHMLDEAPDTDFGVGGYSVWENRKHR; from the coding sequence ATGCACGACCAACTACCCCCGGAACAATGGGCCGCTCAACATATCCTTGGCATCTATGAAACCCACCTGCCGGTGCGGGATCTGGACCAGTCGCTGGCGTTTTATTGCGGCCAGTTGGGGTTGCCGCTGGCCCGGCGGCTGCCGGAGCGCAATGTCGCGTTTCTCTGGGCCGGGCCAAAAGAAACCGGGATGCTGGGGCTTTGGGGCGCGGGCAGCGCGCCGCTGAGCATGCAGCTGCATTTTGCCTTTCGCGCCACGAAAGAGGCTGTGCTTCAGTCCTTTGAGCGCCTGCCGACCCAGGGCATCACACCGCTTGGATTTAATGGCGCACCGGCGGATGAGCCTGTGGTTCTGGGCTGGATGCCTGCTGTCTCTGTCTATTTCAAGGACCCGGACGGCCATTCCATCGAGTTGTTGCATATGCTGGATGAGGCGCCAGATACGGATTTTGGCGTGGGCGGTTATTCCGTATGGGAGAACCGGAAGCACCGCTGA
- the scpA gene encoding methylmalonyl-CoA mutase, producing MTKTDDWRALAEKELRGRPLEDLTWQTLEGIDVKPLYTEEDTKALPHMGTLPGFGPFTRGVKATMYAGRPWTIRQYAGFSTAEESNAFYRRNLAAGQQGVSVAFDLATHRGYDSDHPRVVGDVGKAGVAIDSVEDMKILFDGIPLDKVSVSMTMNGAVIPILANFIVAGEEQGHDKSLLAGTIQNDILKEFMVRNTYIYPPEPSMRIISDIIEYTSNEMPKFNSISISGYHMQEAGANLVQELAYTLADGREYVRAAIEAGMDVDKFAGRLSFFFAIGMNFFMEISKLRAARTLWHRVMTDFGAKNDRSKMLRTHCQTSGVSLQEQDPYNNVIRTAYEAMSAVLGGTQSLHTNALDEAIALPTDFSARIARNTQLVLQEETGVTNVVDPLAGSYYVESLTNELIDKAWALMEEVEEMGGMTKAVASGMPKLRIEESAARRQAMIDRGEEVIVGVNKYRKEKEDPIDILDVDNVKVRESQIARLEKIRATRDDAACTAALDEVTRVAKEGGNLLAAAVEAARARASVGEISMAMEKEFGRHSAEVKTLAGVYGAAYEGDEGFAAIQKSIDEFAADEGRRPRLLVVKMGQDGHDRGAKVIATAFADIGFDVDVGPLFQTPDEAAQDAIDNDVHVVGISSQAAGHKTLAPQLVQALKEQGAEDIIVICGGVIPQQDYQFLYDNGVKAIFGPGTNIPEAAQDILKLIREARS from the coding sequence ATGACGAAGACAGACGATTGGCGGGCTCTGGCTGAAAAAGAGCTGCGTGGCCGCCCGCTTGAGGACCTGACCTGGCAGACGCTCGAAGGGATCGACGTCAAGCCGCTTTACACCGAGGAAGACACCAAGGCGCTGCCCCATATGGGCACGCTTCCAGGGTTCGGCCCGTTCACGCGCGGCGTGAAGGCGACCATGTATGCGGGCCGCCCCTGGACCATTCGGCAATACGCCGGATTCTCCACCGCCGAAGAAAGTAACGCATTCTACCGCCGCAACCTGGCCGCCGGTCAGCAGGGCGTTTCGGTTGCCTTCGACCTGGCCACCCACCGCGGTTATGACAGCGACCACCCCCGCGTGGTGGGCGATGTCGGCAAGGCCGGCGTTGCCATCGACAGTGTCGAGGACATGAAAATCCTCTTTGACGGTATCCCGCTCGACAAGGTCTCGGTGTCAATGACCATGAACGGCGCGGTGATCCCGATCCTGGCGAACTTCATCGTCGCAGGTGAAGAGCAGGGCCACGACAAGAGCCTGCTGGCGGGCACCATTCAGAACGACATTCTGAAAGAGTTCATGGTGCGCAACACCTATATTTATCCGCCCGAACCCTCGATGCGGATCATTTCGGACATCATCGAATATACGTCGAACGAGATGCCGAAATTCAACTCCATCTCGATCTCCGGCTACCACATGCAGGAAGCCGGCGCGAACCTGGTGCAGGAACTCGCCTATACGCTGGCCGATGGGCGCGAATACGTGCGCGCGGCGATCGAGGCCGGCATGGACGTGGACAAGTTCGCGGGCCGTCTGTCGTTCTTCTTTGCCATTGGCATGAACTTCTTTATGGAGATCTCTAAACTCCGGGCCGCACGTACCCTGTGGCACCGGGTGATGACCGACTTTGGCGCCAAGAATGATCGTTCCAAGATGCTGCGCACCCACTGCCAGACCTCGGGCGTCAGCTTGCAAGAGCAGGATCCCTATAACAACGTGATCCGCACCGCCTATGAAGCGATGTCGGCTGTCCTCGGCGGCACCCAGTCACTGCACACCAACGCGCTGGACGAAGCGATTGCCCTGCCGACGGATTTCTCGGCCCGCATTGCGCGCAACACCCAGCTGGTGCTGCAGGAAGAAACCGGCGTCACCAATGTGGTCGACCCGCTGGCCGGTTCCTACTACGTGGAAAGCCTGACGAATGAGCTGATCGACAAGGCCTGGGCCCTGATGGAAGAGGTCGAGGAAATGGGCGGCATGACCAAGGCGGTCGCCTCTGGCATGCCCAAGCTGCGCATCGAAGAAAGCGCTGCCCGTCGCCAGGCGATGATCGACCGCGGCGAAGAGGTGATCGTCGGCGTCAACAAGTACCGCAAGGAAAAAGAAGACCCGATCGACATTCTGGACGTGGATAACGTCAAGGTCCGCGAAAGCCAGATCGCGCGGCTGGAAAAGATCCGCGCCACCCGCGACGATGCGGCCTGCACGGCTGCCTTGGATGAAGTCACCCGCGTGGCCAAGGAAGGTGGCAACCTTCTGGCCGCCGCAGTCGAAGCTGCCCGCGCCCGGGCTTCGGTCGGAGAGATCAGCATGGCGATGGAAAAGGAATTCGGCCGTCACAGCGCCGAGGTGAAAACCCTGGCCGGTGTGTATGGCGCCGCGTACGAAGGCGACGAAGGTTTTGCTGCGATCCAGAAATCGATCGATGAATTCGCTGCAGATGAAGGACGCCGCCCGCGTCTTCTGGTGGTGAAAATGGGGCAGGACGGTCACGACCGCGGCGCCAAGGTGATCGCGACCGCCTTTGCTGATATCGGTTTTGATGTCGACGTAGGCCCGCTGTTCCAGACCCCGGATGAGGCCGCACAGGATGCTATCGACAACGATGTGCATGTGGTCGGGATCTCCAGCCAGGCCGCAGGTCACAAGACGCTGGCGCCGCAGCTGGTTCAGGCGCTGAAAGAGCAAGGCGCAGAGGATATCATCGTGATCTGCGGCGGTGTTATTCCGCAGCAGGACTATCAGTTCCTCTATGACAATGGCGTCAAGGCGATCTTCGGCCCCGGTACCAATATCCCCGAGGCGGCGCAGGATATCCTGAAACTGATCCGCGAGGCGCGCAGCTGA
- a CDS encoding DUF4174 domain-containing protein — MKPILALVLTAFLPCATIAAGASAEEATTADTTGWIEPEYKGDLSDFLWHKRPVVVFADSPEDPRFHDQMERLAKRAADLLDRDVVVLTDTDPSARSDLRKKLRPRGFMLVLVGKDGGVKLRKPHPWTVRELTRTIDKFPSRLREVEERRGS; from the coding sequence ATGAAACCAATCCTAGCCCTTGTTCTGACAGCTTTTCTTCCCTGCGCCACCATTGCAGCCGGTGCCAGCGCCGAGGAAGCAACCACCGCCGATACCACAGGGTGGATCGAACCGGAGTACAAAGGCGATCTGAGCGATTTCCTGTGGCACAAACGGCCCGTTGTGGTCTTTGCCGACAGCCCCGAGGATCCGCGATTCCATGACCAGATGGAACGGCTGGCAAAACGTGCGGCGGATTTGCTGGACCGGGACGTGGTTGTTCTGACCGACACCGATCCCAGCGCGCGGTCCGATCTGCGCAAGAAACTGCGCCCGCGCGGCTTTATGCTGGTGCTGGTGGGCAAAGACGGCGGTGTGAAACTGCGAAAACCGCATCCCTGGACAGTGCGGGAACTGACCCGGACCATCGACAAATTCCCATCGCGCCTGCGCGAGGTCGAAGAACGCCGCGGCAGCTGA
- a CDS encoding acetyl-CoA carboxylase biotin carboxylase subunit, producing MFDKILIANRGEIACRVIKTARKMGIKTVAIYSDADKQALHVQMADEAVHIGPPPANQSYIVIDKVMDAIRQSGAQAVHPGYGFLSENSKFAEALAAEGVAFVGPPVGAIESMGDKITSKKIAQEANVSTVPGYMGLIEDADEAVKISNEIGYPVMIKASAGGGGKGMRIAWNDEEAREGFQSSKNEAANSFGDDRIFIEKFVTQPRHIEIQVLCDTHGNGIYLGERECSIQRRNQKVVEEAPSPFLDEATRKAMGEQAVALAKAVGYASAGTVEFIVDGDKNFYFLEMNTRLQVEHPVTELITGVDLVEQMIRVAGGEPLSITQDDVKLTGWAIENRLYAEDPYRNFLPSIGRLTRYRPPAEQASGPLLENGKWQGEAPEGTVAVRNDTGVYEGGEISMYYDPMIAKLCTWAPTREAAIAAMRDALDGFEVEGIGHNLPFLSAVMDHPKFVSGDMTTAFIAEEYPDGFEGVELPEAELRRIAAATAAMHRVAEIRRTRVSGRMDNHERKVGTDWVVTLQGQSFDVTIEADPSGSTVRFADGETVRVASDWTPGDQLARVSTDDSGLVLKVGKISGGFRIRSRGADLKVHVRTPRQAELARLMPEKLPPDTSKMLLCPMPGLIVKVDVEVGQEVQEGQPLCTVEAMKMENILRAERKGIVSKVNASAGDSLAVDDVIMEFE from the coding sequence ATGTTTGATAAGATCCTGATCGCCAACCGGGGCGAGATCGCCTGCCGCGTCATCAAGACGGCGCGCAAAATGGGCATCAAGACCGTTGCCATCTATTCTGATGCGGACAAGCAGGCGCTGCATGTTCAGATGGCGGATGAGGCCGTGCACATCGGCCCGCCGCCCGCGAACCAGTCCTATATCGTGATCGACAAGGTCATGGACGCCATCCGTCAGAGCGGCGCCCAAGCGGTGCATCCGGGTTATGGCTTCTTGTCTGAAAACTCCAAATTCGCCGAGGCGCTGGCCGCCGAGGGCGTGGCCTTTGTCGGCCCTCCCGTAGGGGCCATCGAAAGCATGGGTGACAAGATCACCTCCAAGAAGATTGCTCAGGAGGCAAACGTCAGCACGGTTCCCGGCTACATGGGCCTCATCGAGGACGCCGATGAGGCGGTGAAGATCTCGAACGAGATCGGCTACCCGGTGATGATCAAGGCCTCTGCCGGCGGCGGCGGCAAGGGGATGCGGATCGCCTGGAACGACGAAGAGGCCCGCGAAGGTTTCCAGTCCTCCAAGAACGAGGCGGCGAACTCTTTTGGCGATGACCGGATCTTTATCGAGAAATTCGTCACACAGCCGCGCCACATCGAAATTCAGGTGCTCTGCGACACCCACGGCAACGGCATCTATCTGGGGGAGCGCGAATGCTCGATCCAGCGCCGCAACCAAAAAGTTGTCGAAGAAGCGCCGTCGCCTTTCCTTGATGAAGCCACCCGCAAGGCGATGGGTGAGCAGGCCGTTGCCCTGGCCAAGGCGGTGGGCTATGCCTCTGCTGGTACGGTGGAATTCATCGTTGATGGCGACAAGAACTTCTACTTCCTGGAAATGAACACCCGCCTGCAGGTGGAACACCCTGTGACCGAGCTGATCACCGGTGTCGATCTGGTCGAGCAGATGATCCGTGTCGCCGGTGGTGAGCCGCTCAGCATTACTCAGGATGATGTGAAACTGACGGGCTGGGCGATTGAAAACCGCCTTTACGCCGAAGATCCCTATCGCAACTTCCTGCCCTCCATCGGTCGTCTGACCCGTTATCGTCCCCCGGCAGAGCAAGCTTCTGGCCCGCTGCTGGAAAACGGCAAATGGCAGGGCGAAGCGCCCGAAGGCACCGTCGCAGTGCGCAATGACACCGGCGTCTACGAGGGCGGCGAGATCTCGATGTATTACGATCCGATGATCGCTAAGCTTTGCACCTGGGCACCGACCCGTGAGGCAGCGATTGCCGCCATGCGTGATGCGCTGGACGGGTTCGAGGTTGAGGGCATCGGTCACAACCTGCCGTTCCTGTCGGCTGTGATGGATCATCCGAAATTCGTCAGCGGCGACATGACCACCGCCTTTATCGCCGAAGAGTACCCGGACGGGTTTGAAGGCGTCGAACTGCCCGAGGCAGAGCTGCGCCGCATCGCAGCTGCCACCGCAGCCATGCACCGCGTCGCCGAAATCCGCCGCACTCGTGTGTCGGGCCGTATGGACAACCACGAACGCAAGGTGGGAACCGATTGGGTTGTGACGCTTCAGGGCCAGTCCTTCGATGTGACAATCGAGGCAGATCCCTCCGGCTCCACCGTGCGCTTTGCCGACGGGGAAACGGTCCGGGTGGCTTCGGACTGGACGCCGGGCGATCAGCTGGCGCGGGTTTCTACGGATGACAGCGGACTGGTTCTGAAGGTTGGCAAGATCTCTGGCGGCTTCCGCATCCGCAGCCGCGGCGCCGATCTGAAGGTGCACGTGCGCACGCCGCGTCAGGCGGAACTCGCGCGCCTGATGCCCGAGAAGCTGCCGCCGGACACCTCCAAGATGCTGCTCTGCCCGATGCCTGGCCTGATCGTGAAGGTCGATGTCGAGGTTGGCCAGGAAGTGCAGGAAGGCCAGCCGCTTTGCACCGTTGAAGCGATGAAAATGGAAAACATCCTGCGCGCCGAACGCAAGGGGATTGTGTCCAAGGTCAACGCAAGCGCCGGTGACAGCCTCGCCGTGGACGATGTCATCATGGAGTTCGAATAA
- a CDS encoding DUF6497 family protein: protein MLAASAASAGEAGVAPISVPSGQPVILSEVLLDRDPGALWLRLRFVAPQISRNGGTATHDQAMADMDHLCQELALSYMQEHALQPERIVISFADRAVPFGAQDPAATQYFEAYRPSGDTCIWEGF, encoded by the coding sequence ATGCTCGCAGCGTCTGCCGCTTCGGCAGGTGAGGCCGGAGTGGCGCCCATTTCCGTACCTTCTGGTCAGCCGGTCATCCTGTCTGAAGTGCTGCTGGATCGTGATCCTGGTGCACTGTGGCTGCGCTTGCGTTTCGTGGCGCCGCAGATTTCCCGCAATGGCGGCACAGCCACCCATGATCAGGCGATGGCCGATATGGATCACCTGTGCCAGGAGTTGGCGCTCTCCTATATGCAGGAACACGCGCTGCAGCCGGAACGTATCGTCATCTCATTTGCCGATCGCGCTGTGCCCTTTGGTGCGCAGGATCCCGCCGCCACCCAGTATTTCGAAGCCTATCGTCCGAGTGGCGACACCTGCATCTGGGAGGGTTTCTGA
- a CDS encoding acyl-CoA carboxylase subunit beta, with protein MKDILSELEERRGTARLGGGQKRIDAQHGRGKLTARERIDLLLDEGSFEEFDMFVAHRCTDFGMEKQKPAGDGVVTGWGTINGRMVYVFSQDFTVFGGSLSETHAQKICKIMDMAVQNGAPVIGINDSGGARIQEGVASLAGYAEVFQRNIMASGVVPQISVIMGPCAGGAVYSPAMTDFIFMVKDSSYMFVTGPDVVKTVTNEVVTAEELGGASTHTKKSSVADGAFENDVEALAEVRRLVDFLPLNNREKPPVRPFFDEPGRIEESLDTLIPENPNTPYDMKELITKVADEGDFYEIQEDFAKNIITGFIRLEGQTVGVVANQPMVLAGCLDIDSSRKAARFVRFCDCFEIPILTLVDVPGFLPGTTQEYGGVIKHGAKLLFAYGEATVPKVTVITRKAYGGAYDVMASKHLRGDFNYAWPTAEIAVMGAKGATEIIHRADLGDADKIAAHTKDYEDRFANPFVAAERGFIDEVIMPQSTRKRVSRAFASLRNKKLENPWKKHDNIPL; from the coding sequence ATGAAAGATATCCTTTCCGAGCTGGAAGAGCGCCGCGGTACCGCGCGGCTGGGCGGTGGGCAAAAGCGGATCGATGCGCAGCATGGACGCGGCAAGCTAACAGCGCGCGAACGGATTGATCTGTTGCTGGACGAAGGCAGCTTTGAAGAGTTCGACATGTTCGTCGCGCACCGCTGCACCGATTTTGGTATGGAAAAACAAAAGCCTGCCGGCGATGGTGTTGTTACTGGCTGGGGCACCATCAACGGCCGTATGGTCTATGTTTTCAGCCAGGACTTTACCGTCTTTGGCGGCTCGCTCAGCGAAACCCACGCGCAGAAAATCTGCAAGATCATGGACATGGCCGTGCAAAACGGCGCGCCGGTGATCGGCATCAACGACTCGGGCGGGGCCCGCATTCAGGAAGGCGTTGCCTCGCTCGCCGGTTATGCCGAGGTGTTCCAGCGCAATATCATGGCCTCGGGCGTGGTGCCGCAGATCTCGGTTATCATGGGCCCCTGCGCGGGCGGCGCGGTCTATTCGCCTGCCATGACCGACTTCATCTTCATGGTCAAAGACAGCTCCTACATGTTCGTGACCGGCCCCGACGTGGTGAAAACCGTTACCAATGAGGTCGTCACCGCCGAGGAACTGGGCGGTGCGTCGACCCACACCAAGAAATCCTCGGTTGCCGATGGCGCCTTTGAAAACGACGTCGAAGCACTGGCCGAAGTGCGCCGCCTGGTCGATTTCCTGCCGCTCAACAACCGCGAAAAGCCGCCGGTGCGCCCCTTCTTTGATGAGCCGGGCCGGATCGAGGAAAGCCTCGATACCCTGATCCCGGAAAACCCGAATACGCCCTACGACATGAAGGAACTCATCACCAAGGTCGCGGACGAAGGTGATTTCTACGAGATCCAGGAAGATTTCGCCAAGAACATCATCACAGGGTTTATTCGCCTCGAAGGGCAGACCGTGGGTGTTGTCGCCAACCAGCCAATGGTTCTGGCCGGTTGCCTCGACATCGACTCCAGCCGCAAGGCAGCGCGTTTTGTGCGCTTCTGCGATTGTTTCGAAATCCCGATCCTGACGCTGGTCGACGTGCCGGGCTTCCTGCCGGGCACCACGCAGGAATATGGCGGTGTCATCAAACACGGTGCCAAGCTGCTGTTTGCCTATGGCGAAGCCACGGTTCCAAAAGTGACCGTCATCACCCGCAAGGCCTATGGCGGTGCCTATGACGTGATGGCCTCCAAGCACCTGCGCGGCGATTTCAACTACGCATGGCCGACAGCCGAGATCGCTGTGATGGGCGCCAAGGGCGCGACCGAAATCATTCACCGTGCCGATCTGGGCGATGCCGACAAGATCGCGGCTCACACCAAGGATTACGAAGACCGCTTCGCCAACCCCTTTGTCGCGGCAGAGCGCGGCTTCATCGACGAGGTGATCATGCCGCAATCCACCCGCAAGCGGGTCAGCCGGGCATTCGCGAGCCTTCGTAACAAGAAGCTCGAGAATCCGTGGAAGAAACACGACAACATCCCGTTGTGA
- a CDS encoding M10 family metallopeptidase C-terminal domain-containing protein codes for MLSQAEIIKALQFARFYDSDPMNSTGAPRLEITYQYAGTQQPGDLPTDTTYSGWRDFTAAEEANFEAALAHIESFLNVEFTEVSGEDDPDINVGAVTLSGNTSGYGGYGVSFFDTTITEWDGFVVFDESRDLSSADAMNLLLHELGHAMGLRHTFDPDANLPEEYDSNLYSIMSYTTNPINGQDSDAMMLFDVLALQDIWGSADYNTGDTRYTGSRTNTVDAIWDSGGEDTLDANGRADGVVFDLRAGSFSSFDAESDVVITFGSEIENATGGLGDDHITGNGGNNTLLGGGGKDTIFGQRGSDLLEGGASRDRLFGQGGRDDLEGNAGRDVLRGGNSKDFLSGGGHRDRLFGGSGNDTLKGNGGNDILNGQSGNDRLFGGRGDDKFVFNNSFGNDTIRDFADDLDSLEITGHGDQATLLAAASDTDKGVLFDFGADTLLVNGITLADLSDDILI; via the coding sequence ATGCTGAGCCAAGCGGAAATCATCAAGGCCCTGCAATTCGCCCGCTTTTACGACAGCGATCCGATGAACTCGACTGGCGCTCCGCGGCTCGAGATCACCTATCAATATGCCGGCACGCAGCAGCCGGGTGACCTCCCCACAGACACCACCTACAGCGGCTGGCGGGATTTCACCGCCGCCGAGGAGGCCAATTTCGAGGCCGCGCTGGCGCATATCGAGAGCTTTCTGAATGTCGAATTTACCGAGGTCAGCGGTGAAGACGATCCGGATATCAACGTCGGCGCAGTCACCCTGTCCGGCAACACCTCGGGCTATGGCGGTTACGGTGTCAGCTTTTTTGACACCACCATCACCGAATGGGACGGCTTCGTAGTCTTTGACGAGAGCCGCGATCTGTCCTCGGCCGATGCAATGAATCTGCTGCTGCACGAACTGGGCCACGCGATGGGCCTGCGGCACACATTCGACCCGGACGCCAACCTGCCGGAGGAATACGACAGCAACCTTTATTCCATCATGTCCTACACTACCAACCCGATCAACGGGCAGGACAGCGATGCGATGATGCTGTTCGACGTCCTGGCGCTGCAGGACATCTGGGGCTCAGCCGACTACAACACCGGCGACACCCGCTACACCGGATCGCGCACCAATACCGTTGATGCGATCTGGGACAGCGGCGGAGAGGACACCCTTGATGCGAATGGTCGGGCGGATGGCGTTGTCTTTGACTTGCGCGCGGGCAGCTTCTCCAGCTTTGATGCCGAAAGCGACGTGGTGATCACCTTTGGCAGCGAGATCGAGAACGCCACCGGCGGGCTTGGCGATGACCACATTACCGGCAATGGCGGCAACAACACCCTTCTGGGCGGTGGCGGCAAGGACACGATCTTTGGACAAAGAGGCAGCGACCTGCTCGAAGGCGGCGCCAGCCGGGATCGCCTGTTTGGCCAGGGTGGGCGCGATGATCTGGAAGGCAACGCCGGACGGGACGTTCTGCGCGGCGGCAACAGCAAGGATTTCCTGAGCGGAGGTGGACACCGGGACCGGCTGTTCGGCGGCAGTGGCAACGATACGCTGAAAGGCAACGGCGGCAACGACATCCTGAACGGTCAGTCCGGCAATGACAGACTGTTCGGCGGTCGCGGAGATGACAAGTTCGTGTTCAACAACAGCTTCGGCAACGACACGATCAGAGATTTTGCCGATGATTTGGATAGCCTTGAGATCACTGGCCACGGCGATCAGGCCACCCTCCTTGCCGCGGCAAGTGACACGGACAAAGGCGTTTTGTTCGACTTTGGCGCCGACACCCTGTTAGTTAACGGCATTACGCTGGCCGATCTCAGCGACGATATTCTGATCTGA